A genome region from Arachis duranensis cultivar V14167 chromosome 6, aradu.V14167.gnm2.J7QH, whole genome shotgun sequence includes the following:
- the LOC107493008 gene encoding sucrose-binding protein, translated as MKTKLVLFIILLSLCTNLLAALSRHEEQEEEDPELTTCMHQCGHQQQYSKSDKQACIRSCQRYHQMKKEREEEEGTTMETQNPYVFDNEDFRTRLETQDGRVRVLNKFSRRSKILKGISNYVLVTMEAKGHTFTSPTYFDSDAVIFVLKGRAVIGLVREDKTDRFNLEDGDMMRVAAGTLVYFVNKNENQNLILANLFIPLTTPGDYKAFNPELFLTAFSMDKLEAALQTPREKIRGVFHEELEGTIFKIAREEVEALSKVKEGFWPFSTQSGGPFNLLGTRPYISNQYGRLFQSSLDKPFELNELNLVLSFSNITRGSMTAPSYVTRATKICIVGEGKGYVEIVCPHYVSSSRYSGGRGGGTKDKALYRRLSSELREGMVFVVPAGHPFLVGAGKEDDLHIVCYEVNARGNKIHALAGKNNVMSAMDKDAKQLTFMQPAEKVDEIFSRPETFFFPGPQHNDYYDH; from the exons ATGAAAACCAAGCTTGTTCTCTTCATTATTCTGCTCTCTCTATGCACCAACTTATTAGCTGCTCTCAGCAGACATGAGGAGCAGGAAGAAGAAGACCCTGAGCTCACAACATGCATGCACCAGTGTGGCCACCAGCAACAGTATTCCAAGAGTGACAAGCAAGCATGCATTCGCAGTTGCCAGAGGTACCATCAAATGAAGAAggaacgagaagaagaagagggaaCCACGATGGAGACTCAGAATCCTTATGTGTTTGATAATGAAGATTTTAGGACCAGGTTGGAAACACAAGACGGAAGAGTTCGGGTTCTGAACAAGTTTAGTAGAAGATCCAAGATCCTCAAAGGCATTAGCAATTATGTTTTGGTCACTATGGAAGCTAAGGGACACACTTTCACCTCTCCAACTTACTTTGATTCTGATGCCGTTATCTTTGTACTCAAAG GGAGAGCGGTAATTGGGTTGGTGAGAGAAGACAAAACGGATAGGTTCAACCTTGAAGATGGAGACATGATGAGGGTAGCAGCAGGCACACTAGTCTATTTCGTTAACAAAAATGAGAATCAGAACCTTATCCTTGCCAATCTCTTTATACCTCTCACTACACCTGGAGACTATAAG GCATTTAACCCGGAACTATTTCTCACAGCATTCAGTATGGACAAACTTGAAGCTGCACTCCAG ACTCCAAGGGAGAAGATAAGGGGGGTTTTCCATGAAGAATTAGAGGGAACCATATTCAAGATAGCAAGGGAGGAAGTGGAAGCACTGAGCAAGGTCAAGGAAGGGTTTTGGCCATTTAGCACCCAATCGGGTGGTCCCTTCAATCTTTTGGGAACCCGTCCCTACATCTCCAACCAATATGGCCGCCTCTTCCAATCCTCTCTTGATAAGCCTTTCGAGCTCAATGAACTCAACCTCGTCCTCAGTTTCTCCAACATCACCCGG GGTTCAATGACTGCTCCGTCTTACGTAACGAGGGCaacaaaaatatgcattgtggGAGAGGGGAAAGGGTATGTGGAGATAGTGTGTCCACACTACGTGTCTTCTTCACGCTACTctggaggaagaggaggaggaacaaAGGATAAGGCTTTATACCGGAGGTTGAGTTCGGAGCTGAGAGAAGGAATGGTGTTTGTGGTACCAGCGGGGCATCCATTCTTGGTTGGAGCTGGGAAGGAAGATGATCTTCACATAGTGTGTTACGAGGTAAATGCGAGAGGGAACAAAATTCACGCTCTTGCGGGGAAAAATAACGTGATGAGTGCAATGGACAAGGATGCCAAGCAACTCACTTTCATGCAGCCGGCGGAGAAGGTTGATGAGATTTTCAGCCGACCAGAGACTTTCTTCTTCCCTGGCCCTCAGCATAACGACTATTATGACCACTGA
- the LOC107493007 gene encoding type IV inositol polyphosphate 5-phosphatase 7, whose protein sequence is MRDENSKKSKLSWPKTLVKKWFNIKCKTDNFQADDDVDNDVLYQGIDEERKNNYSEKEACTIKKSKTDKPSRRFSDRIHGGKNDLDEAQITEVYNYRIFVATWNVAGKSPPSYLNLEDWLHTSPPADIYVLGFQEIVPLNAGNILGTEDNGPARKWLALIRKTLNSLPGTSGGCHTPSPLSDPIIEIEADFEGSMRQKTTSFLHRRSFQSLSHSMKMDSDISLPQPSFDRRLSVCDRMIYAHRPSDYRWGSSDDENGAGDSPVTASYSPVQYSGCFPMEDVEKQTGQPRYCLVASKQMVGIFLTVWVKSDIRDYIHSLKVSSVGRGLMGYLGNKGSISISMSLHQTSFCFICSHLTSGQKDGDELRRNLDVMEILRKTRFPLVQGTSDHYSPQTILEHDRIIWLGDLNYRVALSYRAAKALVEMHNWKDLLENDQLRIEQRQGRVFEGWNEGKIYFPPTYKYSNNSDRYAGDGRHSKQKRTPAWCDRILWHGRGLHQLSYVRGESRFSDHRPVYSIFSAEVDQRSSSYSN, encoded by the exons ATGAGAGATGAGAACTCCAAGAAAAGCAAG CTTTCATGGCCCAAGACATTGGTCAAGAAGTGGTTCAATATCAAGTGCAAAACTGATAACTTTCAAGCAGATGATGACGTTGATAATGATGTCCTTTATCAAG GTATTGATGAAGAGAGGAAGAACAACTATTCAGAGAAAGAGGCATGCACCATCAAAAAAAGCAAAACAG ATAAACCAAGCAGAAGATTCTCAGACAGAATTCATGGAGGTAAGAATGACCTTGATGAAGCTCAGATTACAGAAGTGTATAATTATAG AATCTTTGTTGCCACTTGGAATGTAGCAGGGAAGTCACCTCCAAGTTATTTGAACCTTGAAGATTGGCTTCACACCTCTCCACCCGCTGATATCTATGTTCTTGG GTTTCAAGAAATTGTACCTCTTAATGCTGGTAACATTTTGGGAACAGAAGACAATGGCCCTGCAAGGAAATGGCTTGCACTTATTAGGAAGACCCTTAACAGTCTTCCAGGAACAAGTGGTGGATGCCACACTCCATCACCACTCTCTGATCCTATTATAGAGATTGAAGCTGATTTTGAGGGATCAATGAGGCAGAAGACAACCTCTTTCCTCCATAGAAGGTCTTTCCAATCCTTGAGTCATAGTATGAAAATGGATAGTGACATCTCACTGCCACAACCGAGCTTTGATCGGCGTCTCAGCGTCTGTGATAGAATGATATATGCTCACAGGCCTAGTGACTACCGATGGGGTTCTTCAGATGATGAAAATGGAGCTGGGGACTCCCCAGTTACGGCATCATATTCGCCAGTGCAATATAGCGGTTGTTTCCCTATGGAGGATGTTGAGAAACAGACAGGGCAACCGAGATATTGTTTGGTTGCTAGTAAGCAAATGGTGGGGATATTTCTAACAGTTTGGGTGAAAAGTGATATCAGAGATTATATTCACAGCTTGAAGGTGTCTTCTGTTGGCAGAGGTTTGATGGGATATCTTGGAAACAAG GGTTCAATATCAATTAGCATGTCTTTGCACCAAACAAGCTTTTGTTTCATCTGTAGTCATTTGACTTCAGGGCAAAAGGATGGTGATGAGCTAAGGAGAAACTTAGATGTAATGGAAATTCTGAGAAAGACAAGGTTTCCCCTTGTCCAAGGCACCAGTGACCATTATTCACCTCAGACAATTCTGGAACATGA CCGAATAATTTGGCTGGGGGATTTAAATTATCGGGTAGCCCTTTCTTATCGTGCGGCGAAAGCTCTTGTTGAGATGCATAATTGGAAGGACTTGTTAGAGAATGACCAA CTGCGAATAGAGCAGAGGCAAGGTCGAGTATTCGAAGGATGGAACGAAGGGAAAATATACTTCCCTCCCACATACAAGTATTCAAACAACTCAGACAGGTATGCAGGAGATGGAAGACATTCAAAACAAAAGAGAACTCCAGCATG GTGTGATAGAATCTTATGGCATGGGAGAGGCCTTCACCAATTATCTTATGTTCGTGGGGAGTCAAGATTCTCTGATCATAGACCTGTGTATAGCATATTCTCAGCAGAAGTTGATCAAAGAAGCTCTAGTTACTCCAATTAA